The proteins below come from a single Gemmatimonadales bacterium genomic window:
- a CDS encoding deoxyhypusine synthase family protein, with translation MTTRPISDFLRHHYRHFNAATVIDATDGYVAHLGRGGKMMITLAGAMSTAELGLSLAEMIRQDKVQAITCTGANLEEDIFNLVAHDYYERVPHYRDLTPHEEKALLDRHMNRVTDTCIPEMEAMRRLEGAVLEEWVAADTAGERYFPHEFFYRVLRSGKLEQHYQIDPKHSWMLAACERNLPIWVPGWEDSTLGNMYSGHCITKDVKNVHTVRTGIEYMMTLAEWYMANANGAGIGFFQIGGGIAGDFPICVVPMLHQDLQREDIPVWAYFCQISDSTTSYGSYSGAVPNEKITWGKLGIDTPKYIIESDASIVAPLVFAMILGQ, from the coding sequence GTGACGACCCGTCCGATCTCCGACTTCCTGCGGCATCACTACCGCCATTTCAACGCCGCGACCGTCATCGATGCCACCGACGGCTACGTCGCGCATCTTGGCCGCGGCGGCAAGATGATGATCACCCTCGCCGGTGCGATGAGTACGGCAGAGCTCGGACTCTCGCTCGCCGAGATGATCCGTCAGGACAAGGTCCAGGCGATCACCTGCACCGGCGCGAATCTCGAGGAAGACATCTTCAATCTCGTTGCGCACGATTACTACGAACGCGTGCCACACTACCGGGACCTCACGCCGCACGAGGAGAAGGCGCTCCTCGACCGGCACATGAATCGGGTCACCGACACCTGCATACCCGAGATGGAAGCGATGCGCCGCCTCGAAGGCGCGGTGCTCGAAGAATGGGTCGCGGCCGATACGGCAGGCGAGCGCTACTTCCCGCACGAGTTCTTCTATCGCGTGCTGCGCAGCGGAAAGCTCGAGCAGCATTACCAGATCGATCCGAAGCATTCGTGGATGCTCGCGGCGTGCGAGCGAAACCTGCCGATCTGGGTTCCCGGCTGGGAAGATTCGACGCTCGGCAACATGTATTCGGGACATTGCATCACGAAGGACGTGAAGAACGTCCACACGGTGCGCACCGGGATCGAGTACATGATGACGCTCGCCGAGTGGTACATGGCGAACGCCAATGGCGCAGGGATTGGCTTCTTCCAGATCGGCGGCGGGATCGCCGGTGACTTCCCGATCTGCGTCGTCCCGATGCTCCATCAGGACCTGCAACGCGAGGACATTCCGGTCTGGGCGTATTTCTGCCAGATCAGCGATTCGACGACGAGCTACGGATCGTACTCGGGCGCCGTTCCCAACGAGAAGATCACCTGGGGGAAGCTCGGCATCGACACGCCGAAGTACATCATCGAGAGCGACGCCAGCATCGTGGCGCCGCTCGTGTTCGCGATGATTCTCGGCCAGTGA
- a CDS encoding EamA family transporter, with product MPLSQSDGSAARSSSVTPSRAVLVAAFLVLYLVWGSTYLAIRVAVAEVPPFVLSGLRFIAAGGTLLLWRRWRGGIALPTIRQWLGAAAVGTLMVVLSNAAVVAAEESLASGVVALFAAGTPLLIALFDRRRTGARLGRGRMLGVLLGTAGLAILADSAFVAVHDVRPILLLVVSEIAWAVGSTWGRDWPAPADHLMASAAQMLAGGVIALAAGVVTGDLALRHGQSISLGVVLAWSYLAIAGSLLAYPVFQWLLSVADPTAVVSYTYVNPIVALALGVVFGHEVLTVRTIIATVVLIPAVVLVVSGTAAPKSDQDRAG from the coding sequence GTGCCTCTTTCACAAAGTGATGGATCCGCCGCCCGGAGCTCATCCGTAACACCGTCGCGCGCGGTCCTCGTCGCCGCGTTCCTCGTTCTCTATCTCGTCTGGGGCTCGACCTATCTCGCCATCCGTGTCGCGGTGGCGGAGGTCCCGCCGTTCGTCCTCTCGGGGCTGCGGTTCATCGCCGCCGGTGGGACGCTGCTCCTCTGGCGCCGCTGGCGCGGCGGCATCGCTCTCCCAACCATCCGTCAGTGGCTCGGCGCGGCAGCGGTCGGCACGCTGATGGTGGTGCTGAGCAACGCGGCGGTCGTCGCAGCGGAAGAATCGCTCGCATCAGGCGTCGTGGCGTTGTTCGCCGCGGGGACGCCGTTGCTCATCGCGCTCTTCGACCGGCGCCGCACCGGTGCAAGGCTCGGCCGCGGACGGATGCTGGGCGTCCTCCTCGGCACCGCCGGCCTCGCCATCCTCGCCGATTCGGCGTTCGTCGCGGTGCATGACGTGCGGCCGATTCTGCTCCTCGTGGTATCCGAGATCGCCTGGGCGGTGGGGTCGACGTGGGGTCGCGACTGGCCCGCACCGGCGGATCACCTCATGGCGAGCGCCGCGCAGATGCTCGCCGGCGGAGTGATTGCGCTCGCGGCAGGTGTCGTCACTGGCGACCTCGCGCTGCGGCACGGCCAGTCGATCTCACTCGGCGTTGTACTGGCGTGGAGCTACCTCGCCATCGCGGGATCGCTGCTCGCGTACCCGGTCTTCCAGTGGCTCCTCTCGGTCGCCGATCCAACGGCTGTCGTCAGCTACACCTACGTCAACCCGATCGTCGCACTCGCCCTCGGCGTGGTCTTCGGACATGAAGTGCTGACGGTGCGCACCATCATCGCGACGGTGGTGCTGATTCCGGCGGTGGTGCTGGTGGTGAGCGGGACCGCGGCGCCGAAATCCGATCAGGATCGCGCCGGCTGA
- a CDS encoding insulinase family protein, translating to MRLTILAMIVAAGRLAAQHPAAHPPATAPRLPADTALHVGHLSNGLSYLIRYNSYPAHRLELRLVVRAGSILEADDQRGLAHFIEHMGFNGTTHFARNDLVKYLESIGVKYGADLNAETSFDETEYILPVPSDKPELVARAFDILQDWASGDKFDSAEVIGERGVVLGEWRSGLGAGSRIRDKELPVLFQGSRYAVRLPIGDTGIITRATAAPMRRFYRDWYRPDLIGVIAVGDYPLDSLRALIKSRFGALKNPAPEKPRVDAPVPDIAGTRVAIITDPEETTESVELLVRRPTTHYHTEADERRTEINSLFSTIASQRMQELSRRPAEPFVTAFFGPGGFIRDLQLFELAVTAKEGESAAAFEAALRELRRFEEHGVLPAELDRAKASMLRAREDAAKEVGKSESAGFVGAATSFYLFGNTVVSATDRYALAKRILPTITVDEVNASIREMAHGNDRFIAVVAPDKAKATLPTRDSLLAILARTDTMTLPEWVEHSVTTALVPNPPPPGKIVSETTYANLGVTDWKLSNGVRVLIKPTDFKADQVQVTGEAAGGMSLIPDDQLTNAAFATAVMQQSGAGDFDAMSLKRKLTGKIAFAFPQVDETSEGLGLVTAPQDLESGMQLLWLTGTAPRLDTNAVAAFRTQVRTVLQNRSAQPEAVLSDTIAYTLGQGSPRARPMTAARADSFDATRALAIYRDWYRDFNGFVFIIVGNVKVDSLRPLVEQWLGGLPSSRTEHAWRDVEPLPPAAVVTKVVHKGKEPVSEQIVLFSGPADPAGPADDLAGDAAAEIIQERLLDKLREAMGATYGVDVSTTLERVPRKRYRTIIDFKSAPAQADTLWLAAQQIIASFRADGPKADELQKFTEQSRRETEVAVKTNEWWMQQLADYADPDGPEIGRPLAEMLDWSARLDALTPDRVRAAALQYFDPARVARFVLLPEQ from the coding sequence ATGCGCCTCACCATCCTCGCGATGATCGTCGCGGCCGGACGCCTTGCCGCACAGCATCCAGCCGCCCATCCGCCGGCGACGGCACCCCGTCTCCCGGCCGACACCGCGCTGCACGTGGGACACCTGTCCAACGGACTCAGCTATCTCATTCGTTACAATAGCTATCCGGCGCACCGCCTCGAGCTGCGACTCGTCGTCCGCGCGGGCTCGATCCTCGAGGCGGATGACCAGCGCGGCCTGGCGCATTTCATCGAACACATGGGGTTCAACGGGACGACGCACTTCGCGCGCAACGACCTCGTCAAGTATCTCGAATCGATCGGGGTGAAATACGGCGCCGATCTCAACGCCGAAACGTCGTTCGACGAAACCGAATACATCCTCCCCGTACCCAGCGACAAGCCGGAGCTGGTGGCCCGCGCATTCGACATCCTGCAGGACTGGGCGTCCGGCGACAAGTTCGACAGCGCCGAGGTGATTGGTGAGCGCGGCGTCGTGCTGGGCGAGTGGCGAAGCGGTCTCGGCGCCGGATCGCGGATTCGCGACAAGGAACTCCCGGTCCTCTTCCAGGGGTCGCGCTACGCCGTGCGGCTCCCGATCGGCGACACCGGGATCATCACGCGGGCGACCGCCGCGCCGATGCGCAGATTCTATCGTGACTGGTATCGCCCCGACCTGATCGGCGTCATTGCGGTCGGCGATTATCCGCTCGATTCGTTGCGCGCGCTGATCAAGAGCCGCTTCGGCGCGCTGAAGAATCCGGCACCGGAAAAGCCACGCGTCGACGCACCGGTCCCGGATATCGCGGGGACTCGCGTGGCGATCATCACCGATCCCGAAGAGACCACCGAATCAGTCGAGCTCCTCGTCCGCCGCCCCACGACGCACTATCACACCGAAGCGGACGAGCGGCGGACCGAGATCAATTCGCTCTTCAGCACCATCGCGTCGCAGCGGATGCAGGAGCTGAGCCGCCGGCCGGCAGAACCGTTCGTCACGGCGTTCTTCGGCCCGGGAGGATTCATCCGCGACCTGCAATTGTTCGAGCTCGCCGTGACCGCCAAGGAAGGGGAGAGCGCCGCCGCGTTCGAGGCCGCGCTGCGCGAACTCCGACGCTTCGAGGAGCACGGCGTCCTCCCGGCCGAGCTCGACCGGGCCAAGGCGTCGATGCTTCGCGCACGCGAAGACGCGGCGAAGGAAGTGGGGAAGAGCGAGTCGGCCGGCTTCGTCGGCGCCGCGACGTCGTTCTATCTCTTCGGCAACACCGTCGTGTCGGCGACCGATCGGTACGCGCTGGCGAAGCGGATCCTCCCGACGATCACCGTCGACGAAGTCAATGCCTCGATCCGCGAGATGGCGCACGGCAACGATCGTTTCATCGCGGTGGTGGCGCCTGACAAGGCGAAGGCGACGCTGCCGACCCGGGATTCGCTCCTCGCAATCCTGGCGCGCACCGACACGATGACGCTGCCGGAGTGGGTCGAACATTCGGTCACCACCGCGCTGGTTCCCAACCCCCCGCCACCGGGGAAGATCGTCTCCGAGACCACCTACGCGAATCTCGGCGTCACCGACTGGAAGCTGTCGAATGGCGTGCGCGTGCTGATCAAGCCGACCGATTTCAAGGCCGATCAGGTCCAGGTCACCGGCGAAGCGGCCGGCGGCATGTCGCTGATTCCCGACGACCAGCTCACCAACGCGGCGTTCGCGACGGCGGTGATGCAGCAGAGCGGAGCCGGCGACTTCGATGCGATGTCGCTCAAGCGCAAGTTGACCGGCAAGATCGCCTTTGCCTTCCCGCAGGTCGACGAAACCAGCGAGGGCCTTGGTCTCGTGACCGCACCGCAGGATCTGGAGTCGGGAATGCAACTCCTCTGGCTCACCGGCACGGCGCCGCGGCTCGATACCAACGCCGTGGCGGCGTTCCGCACCCAGGTGCGCACCGTCCTGCAGAACCGCAGCGCGCAACCCGAAGCGGTGCTCAGCGACACGATCGCATACACACTGGGCCAGGGATCACCGCGCGCGCGCCCGATGACCGCCGCGCGCGCCGATTCGTTCGACGCCACGCGTGCGCTCGCGATCTACCGGGACTGGTACCGCGACTTCAACGGCTTCGTCTTCATCATTGTCGGCAACGTCAAGGTCGATTCGCTGCGGCCGCTGGTGGAGCAATGGCTCGGCGGGTTGCCGTCGTCCCGCACCGAGCATGCGTGGCGCGACGTGGAACCACTTCCCCCCGCTGCGGTTGTGACCAAGGTGGTGCACAAGGGGAAGGAGCCGGTGAGCGAACAGATCGTGCTGTTCAGTGGACCGGCCGATCCGGCGGGACCAGCGGACGATCTCGCCGGCGACGCTGCGGCAGAGATCATTCAGGAGCGGCTCCTCGACAAGCTGCGCGAGGCGATGGGGGCGACCTATGGCGTCGATGTGTCGACCACCCTGGAACGCGTGCCGAGAAAACGTTATCGCACGATCATCGATTTCAAGTCGGCACCAGCGCAGGCCGACACTCTCTGGTTGGCTGCGCAGCAGATCATTGCCAGCTTTCGGGCCGACGGTCCCAAGGCCGATGAGTTGCAGAAGTTCACCGAACAGTCCCGCCGCGAAACGGAAGTTGCGGTGAAGACCAACGAGTGGTGGATGCAGCAGCTCGCCGACTACGCCGACCCTGATGGTCCGGAGATCGGCCGGCCACTTGCCGAGATGCTCGACTGGAGCGCACGCCTCGACGCCCTCACTCCCGACCGGGTCCGGGCCGCGGCGCTGCAATACTTCGATCCGGCGCGTGTCGCGCGGTTCGTCCTGCTGCCGGAACAATGA
- a CDS encoding metallophosphoesterase gives MRTILRAADLHLDHVTGDGRDTLRATLRELPGQAVILTGDTSIAPHLVADLEFIADAVRRPVYLVLGNHDHYGSSVAAVRDAVAELNMRRPDITWLPPAGVVDLGDGTVLIGVDGWADGRAGDPLATPLRLNDDKLIAEIAAFASRQGKIAVKRELANGDAARLAVLLDCAVTVARHVIVATHVPPFAEALPTMGRLADPAWLPILVCGATGAVLQQFAAAHPTQQFTVWCGHTHVAADVAIAPNLRCVVSGARYGAPAIESVDV, from the coding sequence ATGCGAACGATTCTCCGGGCCGCCGACCTCCACCTCGACCACGTCACCGGCGATGGCCGCGACACCCTGCGCGCCACATTGCGCGAACTCCCCGGCCAGGCCGTCATCCTGACCGGCGACACCTCGATCGCCCCGCACCTCGTGGCCGATCTCGAGTTCATCGCCGACGCCGTCCGGCGCCCAGTCTACCTCGTCCTCGGCAACCACGATCACTACGGTTCAAGCGTTGCCGCGGTCCGCGACGCCGTTGCCGAACTGAACATGAGACGACCGGATATCACCTGGCTTCCGCCCGCGGGAGTCGTTGATCTCGGCGACGGAACTGTCCTCATTGGCGTCGACGGCTGGGCCGATGGGCGGGCCGGTGATCCCCTTGCCACGCCGCTCCGACTCAACGACGACAAGCTGATCGCCGAGATCGCCGCCTTTGCGTCGCGCCAGGGGAAAATCGCGGTCAAGCGCGAACTCGCGAACGGCGACGCAGCGCGCCTGGCGGTGCTGCTCGACTGCGCGGTCACGGTGGCTCGCCACGTGATCGTCGCGACGCACGTCCCACCGTTTGCCGAGGCGCTCCCGACCATGGGACGCCTCGCCGACCCGGCGTGGCTCCCGATCTTGGTGTGCGGCGCGACCGGTGCGGTTCTGCAGCAGTTCGCCGCGGCGCACCCGACTCAGCAATTCACGGTGTGGTGCGGTCATACCCACGTGGCAGCCGACGTCGCGATCGCGCCGAATCTCCGATGCGTCGTGTCCGGCGCGCGGTACGGCGCGCCAGCCATCGAGTCAGTCGACGTGTAG
- the hrpB gene encoding ATP-dependent helicase HrpB, whose translation MSLPIESAIPALRAALAEHRAAVLEAPPGAGKTTRVPLVLLEEKWLRGQRIVMLEPRRLAARAAASRMASTLGERIGETVGYRIRRETRVGPSTRIEVVTEGILTRMLQHDLSLEGVGLVIFDEFHERSIVGDTGLALTLAASESLRADLRILVMSATLDGQRVATLIGDAPVIRSDGRSFPVTTRHAPSRDGVRLDAHVAGVVRDALAVESGSILVFLPGAGDINRTADRLAGGIPADVTVYPLHGSMAADQQDAAIAPARPGERKIVLATSIAETSLTIDGIRVVVDSGAMRIPRFSPRTGMTRLETVRVSRASADQRRGRAGRLEPGICVRCWSAAEDAGLVPFTRPEILDADLASLALDLAAAGFTDPAELRWLDPPPAAAFAQAQELLRLHGALDLHNRITQHGTAMVELGAEPRLAHMLVRAREAGPRSIATACALVALLEERDILRGSGSAPPADVTLRLDAVGRDVDSMQLAGATLDRGAASRMRESAREWERRVALARGGRTGDDDLDAGLLLALAYPDRVAKRRDAPGRFLLRNGRGATLPTNDPLAHAEWIVAAAIDDAGRDGRVTLAAPLDIAELMACAAEQVTTSDEIAWSDELRGVVARSRTMLGALVLRETALASPDAERVGAALRAGIGRIGIDALPWGDAVTLRARLGFVHHHDASWPDMSADALAERLDEWLGPDLAGVRNLDQLAGIDMKSALLRMLDWEQRRALDQLAPERIDVPSGSRVQVDYSDPAAPVVAVRLQEVFGMTATPTVLGGRIPITMHLLSPARRPVQVTRDLASFWANGYFDVRKDLRGRYPKHHWPDNPLEAEAVRGPKKRS comes from the coding sequence ATGTCCCTCCCGATCGAATCCGCCATTCCCGCACTGCGCGCCGCGCTGGCCGAGCATCGCGCCGCCGTGCTCGAGGCGCCGCCCGGCGCGGGGAAGACCACGCGGGTCCCGCTCGTGCTTCTCGAGGAGAAGTGGCTCCGCGGACAGCGGATCGTGATGCTCGAGCCGCGGCGCCTCGCCGCGCGAGCCGCGGCGTCACGAATGGCCTCGACGCTCGGTGAACGGATCGGCGAGACGGTCGGCTATCGCATTCGCCGCGAGACGCGCGTCGGTCCGTCGACGCGGATCGAAGTCGTGACCGAGGGAATCCTCACCCGGATGCTGCAGCACGACTTGTCGTTGGAGGGGGTCGGCCTCGTCATCTTCGACGAATTCCACGAACGCTCGATCGTCGGAGACACCGGGCTCGCGCTGACCCTCGCGGCGAGCGAATCGCTCCGCGCCGATCTTCGCATACTGGTGATGTCGGCGACGCTCGACGGACAACGCGTCGCGACGCTCATCGGCGATGCCCCGGTCATCCGGAGCGACGGGCGGAGCTTTCCCGTGACGACGCGGCATGCGCCGTCCCGCGACGGCGTGCGCCTCGACGCGCATGTCGCCGGCGTCGTGCGCGACGCACTCGCGGTCGAGAGCGGTTCGATCCTCGTCTTTCTCCCGGGTGCCGGCGACATCAATCGCACCGCCGACCGACTGGCCGGAGGGATCCCGGCCGACGTCACGGTGTATCCGCTCCACGGATCGATGGCGGCGGATCAGCAGGACGCGGCGATCGCTCCGGCTCGACCTGGGGAACGGAAGATCGTCCTCGCCACGAGCATCGCGGAGACGTCGCTCACGATCGACGGCATCCGGGTCGTGGTCGACAGTGGTGCGATGCGAATCCCGCGCTTTTCGCCGCGCACCGGGATGACGCGGCTCGAGACAGTTCGCGTATCGCGCGCCTCCGCCGATCAGCGCCGCGGCCGCGCCGGGCGCCTCGAACCGGGGATCTGCGTCCGCTGCTGGAGCGCCGCGGAGGATGCCGGCCTCGTGCCGTTCACCCGACCTGAAATTCTCGACGCCGATCTTGCCTCGCTGGCGCTCGATCTGGCGGCTGCGGGGTTCACCGATCCGGCGGAGTTGCGCTGGCTCGATCCGCCACCGGCGGCCGCCTTTGCGCAGGCCCAGGAACTACTGCGCCTTCACGGGGCACTCGACCTGCACAACCGGATCACCCAGCACGGCACCGCCATGGTCGAGCTCGGCGCCGAGCCACGCCTGGCGCACATGCTGGTCCGCGCACGGGAGGCGGGACCGCGGTCGATCGCGACGGCGTGCGCGCTGGTGGCGTTGCTGGAGGAGCGCGACATCCTGCGTGGCAGCGGTAGCGCGCCACCGGCGGATGTCACGCTGCGACTTGATGCGGTCGGCCGCGACGTCGATTCGATGCAGCTGGCAGGGGCGACCCTCGACCGGGGCGCGGCGTCGCGGATGAGAGAGAGCGCCCGTGAATGGGAGCGTCGCGTTGCGCTCGCTCGTGGCGGGCGCACCGGGGACGATGATCTCGATGCCGGTTTGCTGCTGGCGCTGGCGTATCCTGACCGCGTGGCGAAACGGCGCGACGCACCGGGGCGATTTCTCCTGCGCAACGGCCGTGGCGCGACGCTGCCGACAAACGATCCACTTGCCCATGCGGAGTGGATCGTTGCCGCGGCGATTGACGACGCGGGACGCGACGGACGTGTCACCCTCGCCGCGCCACTCGACATCGCGGAACTCATGGCGTGCGCGGCAGAGCAGGTCACGACGTCGGACGAGATCGCCTGGAGCGATGAGCTTCGCGGGGTCGTCGCACGCTCGCGAACGATGCTGGGCGCGCTGGTGCTCCGCGAGACGGCACTCGCCTCTCCCGATGCGGAGCGCGTGGGCGCTGCCCTTCGCGCGGGGATCGGTCGGATCGGCATCGACGCGCTGCCGTGGGGTGACGCAGTAACACTTCGAGCGCGGCTCGGGTTTGTCCACCATCATGACGCGTCGTGGCCAGACATGAGTGCTGACGCACTCGCCGAGCGGCTCGATGAGTGGCTCGGTCCGGACCTGGCAGGGGTGCGCAACCTCGATCAGCTCGCGGGCATCGACATGAAGAGTGCGTTGCTGAGGATGCTCGACTGGGAGCAGCGTCGTGCCCTCGACCAACTCGCGCCCGAGCGGATCGATGTTCCGAGCGGTTCGCGCGTTCAGGTCGACTACAGCGACCCCGCGGCACCGGTGGTCGCGGTGCGGCTGCAGGAGGTCTTCGGGATGACGGCGACTCCGACAGTTCTCGGCGGCCGTATTCCGATCACGATGCATCTCCTCTCGCCGGCGCGCCGACCGGTGCAGGTGACACGTGACCTCGCCTCGTTCTGGGCGAATGGCTATTTCGATGTGCGGAAGGACCTGCGCGGTCGCTATCCAAAGCATCATTGGCCCGACAATCCGCTCGAAGCCGAAGCGGTCCGGGGGCCGAAGAAACGGTCCTGA
- a CDS encoding DUF5916 domain-containing protein produces the protein MLAFALLLAGSIQGAGPGDPHVYAGRAGQTAVKPPRLDGAATIDGVLDEPQWQQAAILTGFSEFTPVDGVAASDSTEVRIWYSSTALYIGVKALDKSGAVHATVAARDQIFNDDNVQIYLSTFNDGRQATLFAVNPLGIQGDGAVNENGSISCNGMSNCATQTRQPPNLSPDFVWESKGHVTPDGYQVEIRIPFRSIRFQQAKTQTWGLNVLRVVQRSGEEQTWTATRRGASSFLAQSGQLEGLTDLDAGHVLDVVPTVTSRVDYGPPPGSRDWQTSGGSPQIGGDLRYGLTHNLTLNATAHPDFSQVESDVPQFAFDPRQAIFYPEKRPFFLEGAEQFDAPFGLIYTRRIVQPVFASKLTGKTLGTQIGVLAAVDDRLASNFGDNPVFLIARLARDLGPGSRVGLAWTEQHDGPETNRVGGFDGRIVFGKVNSIAYQGAFAHDDNGTTTNNGDAWAVSYHRDGAHFRMNYGFSGISPDFITRSGFIGQAGVGNAQLSTSYTWLRQHRAIQSLTFEIVPSAHWTYEDLVHGGPMQNRYLHFNLNARMQGGWAAGLSYFQESFGYDPSIFTNYGLLHPDGSITPFTGGNDRLPNHDYVASFNTPAWRHFDFAMFVLGGLTDENYFEWARGRIVTGSLSADYKPTDKLRFNLSYNHTQVFRPSDGSRVVTQIVPVFTAIYQLSRAVQLRVISQYALNDQDSLRDDSRTNLPIVLRGADGTYSRASAFTSGVLQTNFLFTFLPNPGTVAYLGYGTVDQRPDLDGRALLGPTQSSFFLKVSYLFRRQ, from the coding sequence ATGCTCGCATTCGCATTGTTGCTTGCCGGCTCGATCCAGGGAGCCGGCCCAGGAGATCCGCATGTCTACGCCGGCCGGGCCGGCCAGACAGCAGTCAAGCCGCCGAGGCTGGACGGGGCGGCGACGATCGACGGGGTGCTCGATGAGCCGCAGTGGCAGCAGGCGGCGATTCTCACCGGATTCTCGGAATTCACCCCGGTAGATGGCGTTGCGGCGTCCGATTCCACCGAGGTACGGATCTGGTATTCGTCGACCGCCCTCTACATCGGGGTCAAGGCGCTCGACAAGAGCGGGGCGGTGCACGCCACCGTCGCGGCGCGCGACCAGATCTTCAATGACGACAACGTGCAGATCTACCTGTCGACATTCAACGACGGACGGCAGGCGACGCTCTTCGCCGTCAATCCGCTCGGCATCCAGGGCGACGGCGCGGTGAACGAGAACGGATCGATCTCGTGCAACGGCATGTCGAACTGTGCCACGCAGACGCGCCAGCCGCCAAATCTCTCCCCCGATTTCGTCTGGGAATCAAAGGGGCATGTCACGCCGGACGGATACCAGGTCGAGATCAGGATTCCGTTCCGGAGTATCCGCTTCCAGCAGGCGAAGACCCAGACGTGGGGACTCAACGTCTTGCGCGTGGTGCAGCGGAGCGGGGAAGAGCAGACGTGGACGGCGACGCGGCGCGGAGCATCGTCGTTTCTTGCCCAATCTGGCCAGCTCGAAGGACTGACCGACCTCGATGCGGGGCACGTCCTCGATGTCGTCCCCACCGTGACGTCGCGCGTCGACTACGGCCCGCCGCCCGGAAGCAGGGACTGGCAAACGAGCGGCGGGTCACCGCAGATCGGTGGGGATCTCCGATACGGGCTGACCCACAACCTCACGCTCAATGCGACGGCGCATCCCGACTTCTCGCAGGTCGAAAGCGACGTCCCGCAATTCGCCTTCGATCCCCGTCAGGCGATCTTCTATCCTGAAAAGCGCCCCTTCTTTCTCGAGGGCGCGGAACAGTTCGACGCGCCGTTCGGCCTGATCTACACCCGGCGGATCGTGCAGCCGGTCTTCGCCTCGAAGCTCACCGGGAAGACGTTGGGGACGCAGATCGGTGTCCTCGCCGCGGTCGATGACCGGCTCGCATCCAACTTCGGCGACAATCCGGTCTTCCTCATTGCGCGGCTCGCCCGCGATCTCGGTCCCGGGTCACGCGTCGGCCTCGCGTGGACCGAGCAGCACGACGGCCCGGAGACCAATCGGGTCGGTGGATTCGACGGGCGTATCGTGTTCGGCAAGGTGAACTCGATTGCGTACCAGGGCGCGTTCGCGCACGACGACAACGGCACCACCACCAACAACGGCGATGCGTGGGCGGTCTCATATCACCGCGACGGCGCCCACTTCCGCATGAACTACGGCTTCTCGGGGATATCGCCGGATTTCATCACGCGCTCGGGATTCATCGGCCAGGCGGGTGTCGGCAACGCGCAGCTCAGCACCAGCTACACCTGGCTCCGGCAGCATCGCGCCATCCAGTCGCTCACGTTCGAGATCGTCCCGTCGGCGCACTGGACCTACGAGGATCTGGTCCATGGCGGCCCGATGCAGAACCGGTACCTGCACTTCAATCTGAACGCGCGCATGCAGGGCGGCTGGGCTGCGGGGCTCTCGTATTTCCAGGAGAGCTTCGGCTACGACCCTTCGATCTTCACCAACTACGGACTGTTGCACCCCGACGGTTCGATCACGCCGTTCACCGGCGGCAACGACCGGCTCCCCAATCACGATTACGTGGCGTCGTTCAACACTCCGGCGTGGCGGCACTTCGATTTCGCGATGTTCGTGCTCGGCGGGCTCACCGACGAGAACTACTTCGAATGGGCGCGGGGACGAATCGTCACCGGGTCGCTGTCGGCGGACTACAAGCCGACTGACAAGCTCCGCTTCAATCTCAGCTACAACCACACCCAGGTCTTCCGGCCGAGCGACGGGTCGCGGGTGGTGACGCAGATCGTGCCGGTCTTCACGGCGATCTACCAGCTCTCGCGGGCGGTTCAGCTCCGGGTCATTTCGCAGTACGCGCTCAACGATCAGGATTCGTTGCGGGACGATTCGCGGACCAATCTCCCGATCGTGCTTCGCGGGGCGGATGGGACGTATTCCCGTGCCTCGGCGTTCACCAGCGGCGTGCTGCAGACGAACTTTCTCTTCACCTTCCTCCCGAATCCGGGAACGGTCGCATATCTGGGTTACGGCACCGTCGATCAGCGCCCGGATCTCGACGGCCGCGCTCTGCTCGGCCCGACGCAGAGCTCGTTCTTCCTCAAGGTGTCGTACCTCTTCCGAAGGCAGTGA